Proteins from a single region of Desulfobacter postgatei 2ac9:
- a CDS encoding class I adenylate cyclase: MRDASAPTENTLATKLTRMKAAFSNYNVVRMREALRYLSGPKLELFIKIPFLIHINHPQFEGYVPEAPEACGIYNFKNSGFYKALLDMEEVPGDILETKTDIKDPCVLGFYHIGSLGTFTQSAQSDFDYWVIIDRTGFTEQRYYNFEKKLNHIVKFARENFDQEVTFFIMDQADIRKNCYAGFEEPETMIAPKLFLKEEFYRTFLMIAGKIPIWTILPANMPQGTYDRLVEHLFRQPELAFLLKNFLDLGKVEMPSVKDIYQGIRWHICKSKEDPVKALLKATMILSHITNEKDSAMLLCDQLKQKFAKAGIDDCESDPYKIVFDRVLHYHQVHAPDGLKLIKTAIFLRLCGYPKVRLPEPGSPKKQLIDKYIRTWNVPPSQVKKLISYPNWPEQGKQLLDSTLIQRLAGMYEQISAKGKAIEKNLPPAEQRNMKILNNKVKERLNKEAGKIPSSSNFLTRHSFPFLSIKENSMGEWILSAALSNTIHDSSVIHTSKTFLGLMGWIMENRLYRRDKTQIKLKTRLKLYESKAQPVSTDALYLIMQPVKPLFDGCFEYDARWTKIVILLVCPSARCGVTQVELLALNSWGELFLDLLRLDTEGVLDDRYRKIADKINQYAGEEIRLFFFQMAQNRDENAVYGIKQFLAERFLMHRPGTAKRTRPMLDKL, encoded by the coding sequence ATGCGCGACGCTTCAGCACCCACAGAAAACACCCTGGCGACCAAGCTTACCAGGATGAAAGCGGCCTTTTCCAACTACAACGTGGTGAGAATGCGTGAGGCCTTGCGTTACCTTTCAGGTCCCAAGCTTGAACTTTTTATCAAAATTCCTTTTCTCATCCACATTAACCATCCGCAATTCGAGGGTTATGTGCCTGAAGCGCCTGAAGCCTGCGGCATCTATAACTTTAAGAACTCTGGATTTTATAAAGCGCTGCTGGACATGGAAGAGGTACCCGGGGATATTCTTGAAACTAAAACGGACATCAAAGATCCCTGCGTGCTTGGTTTTTACCACATCGGTTCTCTAGGGACCTTTACCCAATCCGCCCAGTCGGACTTTGATTACTGGGTCATCATTGACAGAACCGGCTTTACGGAACAACGATATTACAACTTTGAAAAAAAACTCAACCACATTGTTAAATTTGCCAGGGAAAACTTTGATCAGGAAGTGACGTTTTTCATCATGGACCAGGCCGACATCCGGAAAAACTGCTATGCCGGTTTTGAAGAACCTGAAACAATGATTGCCCCCAAACTGTTCCTCAAAGAAGAATTTTACCGGACCTTTTTAATGATTGCCGGCAAGATTCCGATATGGACCATTTTGCCGGCAAATATGCCGCAGGGAACATACGACCGTTTGGTTGAACATCTGTTCCGGCAGCCTGAACTGGCTTTTTTATTAAAAAATTTTCTTGACCTTGGAAAGGTAGAAATGCCATCCGTCAAAGACATTTACCAGGGCATCCGCTGGCACATCTGCAAATCCAAAGAAGATCCGGTCAAGGCGCTGCTTAAGGCCACCATGATCCTTTCCCACATAACGAACGAAAAAGATAGCGCCATGCTCCTGTGCGACCAACTCAAGCAGAAATTTGCAAAAGCCGGCATTGACGACTGCGAAAGTGATCCTTACAAAATTGTGTTTGACAGAGTACTCCACTACCATCAGGTCCATGCCCCGGATGGGCTAAAACTTATAAAAACCGCGATATTTCTCAGGCTCTGCGGCTACCCCAAAGTCAGGCTGCCGGAACCGGGTTCACCCAAAAAACAGCTGATAGACAAATACATCCGAACCTGGAACGTTCCTCCGTCCCAGGTCAAAAAACTGATCTCATATCCAAACTGGCCTGAGCAAGGAAAACAGCTTCTTGACTCAACCTTAATCCAACGTCTGGCCGGGATGTACGAACAGATCAGTGCCAAAGGAAAAGCCATTGAAAAAAACCTGCCCCCGGCGGAACAAAGAAATATGAAAATCCTCAACAACAAAGTCAAGGAGCGCCTGAACAAGGAAGCCGGCAAAATTCCGTCAAGTTCAAATTTTTTGACCCGACATTCCTTTCCATTTCTTTCGATAAAAGAAAATTCAATGGGCGAGTGGATTTTAAGCGCTGCGCTTTCAAATACAATCCATGACAGCAGCGTTATCCACACATCCAAAACCTTCCTGGGCCTGATGGGATGGATCATGGAAAACCGGCTTTACCGGAGGGATAAAACCCAGATCAAACTGAAAACCAGGCTTAAACTCTATGAAAGCAAGGCCCAGCCTGTCTCCACAGATGCCCTCTACCTGATCATGCAGCCGGTCAAACCTCTTTTTGACGGCTGTTTTGAATACGATGCCCGGTGGACCAAAATAGTGATTCTGCTTGTATGCCCGTCTGCGCGCTGCGGTGTGACGCAAGTTGAGCTGTTGGCCCTCAATTCCTGGGGGGAACTGTTTCTGGATCTCTTGAGGCTTGACACCGAAGGGGTCTTGGATGATAGGTATAGAAAAATAGCCGATAAAATTAACCAGTATGCCGGCGAAGAGATCCGTCTGTTCTTTTTTCAGATGGCACAAAACCGGGATGAAAATGCCGTATACGGAATCAAACAGTTTTTGGCGGAGCGTTTTCTGATGCACCGACCGGGAACAGCTAAAAGGACTCGTCCAATGCTGGACAAATTATAG